One segment of Sinorhizobium sp. BG8 DNA contains the following:
- a CDS encoding DUF1476 domain-containing protein, with amino-acid sequence MISLKDREQAFEAKFAFDEELKFKAEARRNRLVGLWAAGLLNKSDPDAYAREVVAADFEEVGHEDVVRKIKADFDAAGIVRSEDDIRLQMVELLAVAITQIQQS; translated from the coding sequence ATGATTAGTCTAAAGGATCGGGAACAGGCCTTCGAAGCCAAGTTCGCCTTCGACGAGGAACTGAAGTTCAAGGCGGAGGCACGCCGCAACAGGCTCGTCGGCCTGTGGGCTGCCGGTCTTCTGAACAAGAGCGACCCGGATGCGTACGCCCGGGAAGTCGTCGCTGCCGATTTCGAGGAAGTCGGACACGAGGACGTCGTGCGCAAGATCAAGGCGGACTTCGATGCGGCCGGCATCGTACGCAGCGAAGACGACATTCGGCTGCAGATGGTTGAGCTGCTCGCCGTAGCGATCACCCAGATCCAGCAAAGCTGA
- the arsC gene encoding arsenate reductase (glutaredoxin) (This arsenate reductase requires both glutathione and glutaredoxin to convert arsenate to arsenite, after which the efflux transporter formed by ArsA and ArsB can extrude the arsenite from the cell, providing resistance.), whose product MTTIQILHNPRCSTSRSVLAMIREAGHEPDIIEYLKAPPSREEMVALLVALDLSPRDVLRRKEPLVKELGLDDPARTDFELLTAMLEHPVLIERPIVLTKTGARLCRPKERLLEIL is encoded by the coding sequence ATGACCACGATCCAGATCCTGCACAACCCGCGATGCTCGACATCGCGCTCGGTCCTCGCGATGATCCGTGAAGCCGGCCACGAGCCGGATATCATCGAGTATCTGAAGGCGCCGCCGTCCCGTGAGGAGATGGTAGCGCTTCTCGTCGCGCTTGATCTTTCGCCGCGCGATGTGCTGAGACGCAAGGAGCCTCTCGTCAAGGAGCTGGGTCTCGACGATCCGGCACGCACCGATTTCGAACTCCTGACCGCAATGTTGGAGCATCCTGTGCTGATCGAACGCCCGATCGTGCTCACCAAGACCGGCGCCCGCCTGTGCCGTCCCAAGGAAAGGCTTCTTGAAATCCTGTGA
- the purS gene encoding phosphoribosylformylglycinamidine synthase subunit PurS, whose protein sequence is MIKARVTVTLKNGVLDPQGKAIEGALGALGFGGIGQVRQGKVFDLEVDTADRLQAEADIKAMCEKLLANTVIENYTIALV, encoded by the coding sequence ATGATCAAGGCACGCGTAACGGTAACGCTCAAGAACGGCGTTCTCGACCCTCAGGGCAAGGCCATCGAGGGTGCGCTTGGCGCGCTGGGTTTTGGTGGCATAGGGCAGGTTCGTCAGGGCAAGGTCTTCGACCTTGAAGTTGACACCGCCGACCGCCTCCAGGCCGAAGCTGACATCAAGGCCATGTGCGAGAAGCTGTTGGCGAACACGGTGATCGAGAACTACACTATCGCTCTGGTTTAA
- the purC gene encoding phosphoribosylaminoimidazolesuccinocarboxamide synthase, producing MNRRRRIYEGKAKILYEGPEPGTLIQFFKDDATAFNKKKHDVIDGKGVLNNRISEYIFTHLNKIGIPTHFIRRLNMREQLIKEVEIIPLEVVVRNVAAGSLSKRLGIEEGTVLPRSIIEFYFKADNLDDPMVSEEHITAFGWASPQELDDIMALAIRVNDFLSGLFLGVGIQLVDFKIECGRLYEGDMMRIIIADEISPDSCRLWDIATQEKMDKDRFRRDLGGLVEAYQEVARRLGIINENEPPRGTGPVLVK from the coding sequence ATGAACCGTCGCCGCCGTATTTACGAAGGCAAGGCCAAGATTCTCTATGAGGGTCCCGAGCCAGGCACGCTAATCCAGTTCTTCAAGGATGACGCCACCGCCTTCAACAAGAAGAAGCATGATGTCATTGACGGCAAGGGCGTGTTGAACAACCGGATTTCCGAGTACATCTTCACGCATCTGAACAAGATCGGCATCCCGACCCACTTCATCCGCCGGCTCAACATGCGCGAGCAGCTGATCAAGGAAGTGGAAATCATTCCGCTTGAGGTCGTCGTGCGCAACGTTGCCGCCGGCTCGCTGTCGAAGCGCCTCGGCATCGAGGAAGGCACGGTACTGCCTCGTTCGATCATCGAGTTCTACTTCAAGGCCGACAATCTCGACGACCCGATGGTCTCGGAAGAGCACATCACCGCCTTCGGCTGGGCAAGCCCGCAGGAGCTCGACGACATCATGGCGCTGGCAATCCGCGTCAATGACTTCCTCTCGGGCCTCTTCCTCGGCGTCGGCATCCAGCTGGTCGATTTCAAGATCGAGTGCGGCAGGCTCTACGAAGGCGACATGATGCGCATCATCATCGCCGACGAGATCTCGCCGGACTCCTGCCGTCTGTGGGACATCGCCACCCAGGAAAAGATGGACAAGGACCGTTTCCGCCGCGACCTCGGCGGTCTGGTCGAAGCCTATCAGGAAGTCGCGCGCCGTCTCGGCATCATCAACGAGAACGAACCGCCACGCGGAACCGGCCCGGTTCTCGTGAAGTAG
- the purB gene encoding adenylosuccinate lyase, with amino-acid sequence MIPRYSRPDMVAIWSPETKFRIWFEIEAHACDALAELGVIPKEAAKTIWDKGGKATFDVARIDEIEAVTKHDVIAFLTHLAEIVGPDARFVHQGMTSSDVLDTCFNVQLVRATDILLADMDKLLEALKRRAFEHKDTVTIGRSHGIHAEPTTFGVKLALAYAEFERCRQRLVAAREEVATCAISGAVGTFANIDPRVEEHVAKAMGLAAEPVSTQVIPRDRHAMYFSTLGVIASSVERLATEIRHLQRTEVLEAEEYFSPGQKGSSAMPHKRNPVLTENLTGLARMVRSYAIPAMENVALWHERDISHSSVERMIGPDATITLDFALARLTGVIDKLLVYPENMLKNMNKFRGLVHSQRVLLALTQAGVSREDSYRLVQRNAMKVWEQGKDFLEELLADPEVRAALSEEDIREKFDLGYHTKHVDTIFGRVFGKA; translated from the coding sequence ATGATCCCCCGCTACTCCCGCCCGGACATGGTCGCCATCTGGTCGCCCGAAACGAAATTCCGCATCTGGTTCGAGATCGAGGCTCACGCCTGCGATGCGCTTGCAGAGCTCGGCGTGATCCCCAAGGAGGCGGCGAAGACGATTTGGGACAAGGGCGGCAAGGCGACGTTCGATGTTGCCCGCATCGACGAGATCGAAGCCGTTACCAAGCACGACGTCATCGCCTTCCTGACGCACCTCGCCGAGATCGTCGGTCCGGACGCACGCTTCGTCCACCAGGGCATGACCTCGTCCGACGTCCTTGACACCTGCTTCAACGTCCAGCTCGTGCGCGCCACGGATATCCTCCTCGCCGATATGGACAAGCTCCTCGAGGCCCTCAAGCGCCGCGCCTTCGAGCACAAGGACACGGTGACGATCGGCCGTTCTCACGGAATTCACGCCGAGCCGACCACGTTCGGGGTCAAGCTCGCCCTCGCCTATGCCGAATTCGAGCGGTGCCGCCAGCGTCTCGTGGCTGCACGCGAGGAAGTCGCGACCTGCGCCATCTCGGGCGCGGTCGGCACCTTCGCCAACATCGACCCGCGTGTCGAGGAACATGTCGCAAAGGCCATGGGCCTTGCCGCCGAGCCGGTCTCGACGCAGGTCATCCCCCGTGACCGGCACGCCATGTACTTCTCGACCCTCGGCGTCATCGCCTCGTCGGTCGAGCGCCTGGCGACGGAAATCCGTCACCTTCAGCGCACGGAGGTCCTGGAAGCGGAGGAGTATTTCTCGCCGGGTCAGAAGGGCTCCTCGGCCATGCCGCACAAGCGCAATCCGGTCCTGACGGAAAACCTGACCGGTCTTGCGCGCATGGTGCGCTCCTACGCGATCCCCGCCATGGAGAACGTGGCGCTCTGGCACGAACGCGATATTTCCCACTCGTCCGTCGAACGGATGATCGGCCCCGACGCCACCATCACGCTCGACTTCGCGCTGGCACGGCTGACCGGCGTAATCGACAAGCTTCTGGTCTACCCGGAGAATATGTTGAAGAATATGAACAAGTTCCGTGGACTTGTTCATTCACAACGTGTGCTTCTCGCCCTCACCCAGGCGGGCGTTTCCCGCGAGGACAGCTATCGCCTCGTGCAGCGCAATGCGATGAAGGTCTGGGAACAGGGCAAGGACTTCCTGGAGGAGCTGCTGGCCGACCCAGAAGTGCGGGCAGCACTTTCCGAGGAAGATATCCGCGAGAAGTTCGACCTCGGCTACCACACCAAGCACGTGGACACGATCTTCGGGCGGGTGTTCGGCAAGGCCTGA
- a CDS encoding EAL domain-containing protein gives MVNSYATHSTQRTRAGQAALFLQCFEHSAFGMAIIDREARILGANCELRRLFGQEDTSFSRSLLESIATKDRPVAVLAVANALETRPVSTPCEIRLISSEGVERWVLLSFTRMVSPDGDDDLLVAQCAEIDAYRRRELELSEREARWNDALESAGQGVWDHDFSRNRLFYSRQWRAMRGIGPDEEIDGSLDNWINTVHPEDRERVVAEIRKQERAETAFNVFSYRERHRDGRWIWIECRGAVVEYDEKGVPSRIAGTDTDITERKEAEEFLAHVSRRLELALEISRIGVFEANLTTGLLTWDDRLLQMYGKQGDVASALDWHRSLHPADRQRAIAVVEDAVAKWEAYSNEFRIVRGDGEVRYIRSRGAPFVDPNGVPKLIGANWDVTDDVRLQEELQRAKTLAEARNEELELARVRIEYTALHDHLTGLPNRRFLDARIDECAKRAATSGARIAILHIDLDRFKEINDTLGHQAGDRMLMHAAEVLKEHAGPGDFVARVGGDEFIFLSSDTAGRNLATLADGIVAAMRQPVIFDGHVCRFGASIGIASGIGPAIDARQLLINADLALYRAKNKGRSRHEFFTAEIQTQIIVNKQTADEILSGIEQNRFLPFYQPQFCAKTLDIVGVETLARWDHPLRGILSPDSFLKIAEDINVVATIDRIVLEASLADFSRWSHAGIGIPRLSVNVSSRRLHDPDLGLTLRGLAIQPSTVSFELLESIFLDDCDRVVVENLAEIRRQGIDIEIDDFGTGHASIVSLLKLKPRRLKIDRQLIRPISRSAEQRRLVATIIEIGRSLGIEVIGEGIETTAHAQILRDLGCDILQGYGLARPMPASAVEPFVAAQEWRRNMASAHELQEDLRRSMRR, from the coding sequence ATGGTCAATTCATACGCTACGCACAGCACGCAGCGCACCCGGGCGGGGCAAGCGGCACTCTTCCTCCAATGTTTCGAGCATTCCGCCTTCGGGATGGCAATCATCGATCGCGAAGCCCGTATTCTTGGGGCAAATTGCGAACTGAGACGCCTTTTCGGCCAGGAAGATACAAGCTTTTCCAGGAGCTTGCTGGAGTCTATTGCCACGAAGGATCGGCCCGTCGCGGTCCTTGCCGTCGCAAATGCGCTCGAGACAAGACCCGTCTCAACGCCTTGCGAAATCCGGCTCATCTCCTCGGAGGGGGTCGAACGCTGGGTCCTGCTGTCGTTCACGCGAATGGTATCTCCCGATGGTGACGACGATCTGCTCGTAGCCCAATGCGCCGAGATCGATGCGTACCGACGCCGTGAACTCGAGCTATCCGAGCGCGAGGCGCGTTGGAACGACGCCCTTGAGAGTGCCGGCCAGGGTGTCTGGGATCACGACTTTTCACGCAACAGGCTGTTCTACTCCAGGCAGTGGCGTGCGATGCGGGGCATCGGCCCTGACGAGGAAATCGACGGCTCGCTGGACAATTGGATCAACACTGTTCATCCCGAAGATCGCGAGCGCGTTGTCGCGGAGATCCGTAAGCAGGAACGCGCCGAGACAGCCTTCAACGTCTTCTCCTATCGCGAACGCCACAGGGACGGCCGTTGGATATGGATTGAATGCCGCGGCGCCGTGGTGGAGTATGACGAAAAGGGCGTGCCGTCGCGCATTGCCGGTACTGATACGGACATCACGGAGAGAAAGGAAGCCGAGGAATTCCTTGCCCACGTCTCCCGCCGGCTGGAACTCGCCCTGGAGATATCGCGCATCGGCGTCTTCGAAGCCAACCTCACGACCGGTCTCCTGACCTGGGACGATCGCCTGCTGCAGATGTACGGCAAGCAGGGCGACGTCGCGAGTGCGCTGGATTGGCATCGAAGCCTCCACCCCGCGGACCGCCAGCGTGCGATCGCCGTCGTCGAAGACGCGGTGGCGAAGTGGGAAGCCTACAGCAACGAATTCCGCATCGTCCGCGGCGATGGCGAGGTCCGCTACATTCGCTCGCGCGGCGCGCCCTTTGTTGATCCGAACGGGGTACCGAAGCTGATCGGCGCGAACTGGGACGTGACCGACGACGTGCGTCTGCAGGAAGAGCTGCAGCGCGCGAAGACGCTTGCCGAAGCGCGAAACGAGGAGCTGGAACTCGCACGGGTCCGCATCGAATACACCGCGCTGCACGACCACCTCACAGGGCTTCCGAACCGTCGCTTCCTCGATGCGAGGATCGACGAATGTGCGAAGCGCGCGGCCACGAGTGGCGCGCGCATCGCTATCCTCCACATAGATCTCGATCGCTTCAAGGAGATCAACGATACGCTCGGGCACCAGGCCGGCGATCGCATGCTGATGCACGCCGCCGAGGTCCTGAAGGAGCACGCCGGCCCCGGCGATTTCGTTGCCCGCGTGGGTGGAGACGAATTCATCTTCCTCTCCTCCGATACGGCCGGCCGGAACCTTGCGACACTCGCCGACGGGATCGTCGCCGCCATGCGCCAGCCGGTCATCTTCGACGGGCATGTCTGTCGCTTCGGGGCAAGCATAGGGATTGCCAGCGGCATCGGACCGGCGATCGACGCACGTCAGCTCCTGATCAACGCGGACCTTGCCCTCTACAGGGCGAAGAACAAGGGGCGCAGCCGGCACGAATTCTTCACCGCGGAGATTCAGACCCAGATCATCGTCAACAAGCAGACGGCGGACGAGATCCTCAGCGGAATTGAGCAAAACCGCTTCCTGCCGTTCTACCAGCCGCAGTTCTGCGCAAAAACGCTCGACATCGTCGGTGTCGAGACACTCGCCCGATGGGACCACCCGCTGCGGGGCATTCTCAGCCCGGACAGCTTCCTCAAGATTGCCGAGGACATCAACGTCGTCGCCACCATCGACCGGATCGTTCTGGAAGCTTCCCTCGCAGATTTCTCCCGCTGGTCGCACGCAGGCATCGGCATACCGAGACTGTCGGTGAACGTCTCTTCCCGCCGGCTCCACGATCCGGATCTTGGACTCACGCTTCGGGGGCTGGCGATACAGCCGTCGACCGTATCGTTCGAATTGCTGGAGTCGATCTTCCTCGACGACTGCGACCGTGTGGTGGTCGAGAACCTCGCAGAAATCCGGCGCCAGGGCATCGACATCGAGATCGACGATTTCGGAACCGGCCACGCGTCGATCGTCAGCCTGCTCAAGCTGAAACCCCGGCGCCTGAAGATCGACAGGCAGCTCATACGGCCGATCAGTCGCTCGGCGGAGCAGCGTCGCCTTGTCGCCACCATCATCGAGATCGGGCGTTCGCTTGGTATCGAGGTGATCGGCGAAGGGATCGAAACGACGGCGCACGCGCAAATCCTGCGCGATCTCGGTTGCGATATTCTACAGGGGTACGGTCTGGCGCGCCCCATGCCCGCGAGCGCAGTCGAGCCGTTCGTGGCCGCACAGGAATGGCGGCGGAACATGGCGTCAGCCCACGAGCTGCAGGAAGATCTTCGCCGCTCCATGCGACGTTGA
- the purQ gene encoding phosphoribosylformylglycinamidine synthase subunit PurQ, which translates to MKSAVVQLPGLNRDRDMIAALTKISGKEPVTVWQTETEIPDVDLIVIPGGFSYGDYLRCGAIAARMPVMQAIKAKAEAGVKVLGVCNGFQILLEAGLLPGALMRNASLKFVCREVRLEVANADTAFTRAYAKGQVIRCPVAHHDGNYFADTETLRRIEGNGQVVFRYAEGTNPNGSLHDIAGVMNTNGNVLGLMPHPENLIEAAHGGSDGRGLFASVLDVVAA; encoded by the coding sequence ATGAAATCCGCCGTCGTCCAACTCCCAGGCCTGAACCGTGACCGCGACATGATCGCGGCACTCACCAAGATTTCCGGCAAGGAACCGGTCACCGTCTGGCAGACCGAAACCGAGATCCCGGATGTCGACCTGATCGTCATTCCTGGCGGGTTCTCCTACGGCGACTACCTGCGCTGCGGAGCGATCGCCGCGCGCATGCCGGTCATGCAGGCGATCAAGGCCAAGGCGGAAGCCGGCGTGAAGGTCCTCGGGGTCTGCAACGGCTTCCAGATCCTATTGGAGGCAGGTCTTCTGCCCGGCGCCCTGATGCGCAATGCCTCGCTCAAGTTCGTCTGCCGGGAAGTCAGGCTCGAAGTCGCCAATGCCGACACGGCCTTCACCCGCGCCTACGCAAAGGGCCAGGTCATCCGCTGCCCGGTCGCCCACCACGATGGCAACTACTTCGCCGACACCGAGACGCTGAGGCGCATCGAGGGCAACGGGCAGGTCGTGTTCCGCTATGCGGAAGGTACGAACCCCAACGGATCGCTTCACGATATTGCCGGAGTGATGAACACGAACGGCAACGTGCTCGGCCTGATGCCGCACCCGGAAAACCTCATCGAGGCAGCGCACGGCGGTTCTGACGGCCGCGGGCTTTTCGCTTCAGTACTCGACGTCGTCGCCGCTTAA
- a CDS encoding DUF2259 domain-containing protein, protein MAATLLALPLAGQGHAGDFAHFQPIGFSADGKVFAYEEFGIEDGSGSAYSTVYFVDTVKDAYLPDTPLRVRLEEGHGGLAQARSKTAEQARPLVEEFEMRDHPGQVVALNPYTELGPAPNSIRYYAFPMEPRVGKPYTLALSTITLPAPERCKPFLDKGVGFRLELTERSGTPTSEVVHEDTRVPDSRRCPTGYRMAGVVTGNHLGNPVHVAMIMVLSLGFEGSDGRWIAVPVRPGT, encoded by the coding sequence TTGGCTGCGACCCTTCTGGCACTGCCGCTCGCAGGCCAGGGTCACGCGGGCGACTTCGCCCACTTCCAGCCGATCGGATTTTCCGCCGATGGCAAGGTCTTCGCCTACGAGGAGTTCGGCATAGAAGACGGATCGGGTTCCGCCTACTCGACGGTCTATTTCGTCGACACCGTCAAGGATGCCTATCTGCCGGACACCCCCCTTCGCGTCCGCCTCGAGGAAGGCCATGGCGGATTGGCGCAGGCGCGCTCGAAAACGGCGGAGCAGGCTCGACCGCTCGTGGAAGAATTCGAAATGCGCGATCATCCGGGCCAGGTGGTCGCGCTCAATCCCTATACCGAACTTGGCCCGGCACCCAACAGCATCCGGTACTATGCATTCCCCATGGAGCCGAGAGTCGGCAAGCCGTACACGCTCGCGCTGAGCACCATCACCCTTCCCGCCCCCGAGCGCTGCAAGCCCTTTCTCGACAAGGGTGTCGGTTTCCGCCTGGAGCTGACGGAACGCTCCGGTACTCCGACCTCGGAGGTTGTGCACGAGGATACGCGAGTCCCGGACAGCCGGAGATGCCCGACTGGCTATCGGATGGCGGGCGTCGTGACGGGCAACCATCTCGGCAACCCGGTTCATGTGGCGATGATCATGGTCCTGAGCCTTGGCTTCGAGGGCTCTGACGGCCGATGGATCGCAGTTCCGGTCAGGCCTGGCACATGA
- a CDS encoding DUF2189 domain-containing protein: MTAFHVMAGPNAEVAHPVVRKISVADVWDALAKGLDDFREKPSHYVFLCLIYPISGVVLMTWSSGANLLPLMFPLMAGFALLGPFFALGLYEISRRREIGMDTSWQHALRVRHSPALPAILTIGFMLVVLFIAWLLVAQGVYTHFFGEEAPRSLGTFLNQVLHTEAGWMMMIAGNAIGFCFAVVVLATTVVAFPLLLDRDVGVVSALDTSLRATFTNPVPIAVWGLIVTAGLVIGTIPIFAGLAVIMPILGHATWHLYRKLVVVPLKR; the protein is encoded by the coding sequence ATGACGGCATTTCATGTGATGGCAGGTCCAAACGCCGAGGTCGCACACCCCGTGGTGCGCAAGATCTCCGTGGCAGACGTGTGGGATGCGCTCGCGAAGGGTCTCGACGACTTCCGCGAGAAGCCCTCGCACTATGTCTTCCTATGTCTGATCTATCCGATTTCGGGCGTCGTCCTGATGACGTGGAGTTCCGGCGCGAACCTGCTTCCGCTCATGTTTCCGCTGATGGCCGGCTTTGCGCTGCTCGGTCCGTTCTTCGCCCTTGGCCTTTACGAAATCAGCCGCCGGCGCGAGATCGGCATGGACACGTCATGGCAACATGCATTGAGGGTCCGCCACTCTCCGGCACTTCCGGCGATTTTGACGATCGGCTTCATGCTGGTTGTGCTGTTCATCGCCTGGCTGCTCGTCGCCCAGGGGGTCTACACCCATTTCTTCGGTGAGGAAGCTCCGCGGTCGCTTGGGACGTTCCTGAACCAGGTTCTGCACACGGAAGCAGGCTGGATGATGATGATCGCCGGCAATGCCATCGGATTCTGCTTCGCCGTCGTGGTCCTTGCCACCACCGTCGTGGCCTTCCCGTTGCTTCTCGATCGCGACGTCGGCGTTGTCTCTGCCCTCGACACGTCCCTGCGCGCGACCTTTACAAACCCGGTCCCGATTGCCGTCTGGGGCCTGATCGTGACTGCAGGACTTGTTATCGGAACAATCCCGATCTTTGCCGGGCTCGCCGTGATCATGCCGATCCTCGGGCATGCCACTTGGCACCTCTATCGTAAGCTGGTGGTCGTCCCACTCAAGCGCTGA
- a CDS encoding alpha/beta hydrolase: MKASEADILIVPGYTNSGPDHWQTRWQSKLATARRVEQKEWSKPVREDWVERLVEEVEACTRPVVIVAHSLGVATLIHAVPRIGHKVSGAFLVAPPDVANPEIRPKHLMTFGPYPRDPLPFPSLMVASRNDPFGSYEHADDIANAWGSFLVDAGESGHINAESGHGPWPEGTMVFAQFVSRLKSGQ; this comes from the coding sequence ATGAAAGCATCGGAAGCAGATATTCTCATCGTCCCCGGCTACACGAACTCCGGCCCGGACCACTGGCAGACGCGTTGGCAATCCAAGCTCGCGACAGCACGGCGCGTCGAGCAGAAGGAGTGGTCGAAGCCGGTCCGGGAAGATTGGGTCGAGCGGCTCGTCGAGGAAGTCGAGGCTTGCACCCGCCCTGTCGTGATCGTCGCCCATTCGCTTGGGGTGGCGACCCTCATCCATGCCGTCCCGCGCATAGGTCACAAGGTATCAGGCGCCTTCCTTGTCGCGCCCCCCGATGTGGCCAATCCCGAGATCCGTCCGAAGCACCTGATGACCTTCGGCCCCTATCCGCGCGATCCGCTGCCCTTCCCGTCGCTGATGGTGGCAAGCCGCAACGATCCGTTCGGAAGCTACGAGCATGCCGATGACATTGCCAACGCCTGGGGCTCCTTCCTGGTCGATGCGGGCGAGTCCGGGCACATCAATGCCGAGTCCGGTCACGGTCCGTGGCCCGAGGGCACGATGGTGTTTGCCCAGTTTGTCAGCCGGTTGAAGTCGGGGCAGTAG